Genomic DNA from Solanum dulcamara chromosome 4, daSolDulc1.2, whole genome shotgun sequence:
CTGCCTAGCGTACATCATCGGATGGGCACCGTACATGTCATATCCGGCAGGCCGCTGCTGGTTCATCATCATTTGTGCCATGTActgctgttgttgttggctATAAGGGTTGTTGCCACCCTGCCCCATCCCCATCCCCATCCCAGGGTATCCACCAGCACCACCAGCCGGTAGTCCTTGAGCTGCCGGCATATGGCCCATCGGGTGATTACCCATTGGGCCCATGCTTTTTTGGCCCATACTCATCATACCATGTGGCCCTTGTTGCATACTGTTCATCATTAGGCCTCCATCCATTTTCCCTCCTCCCCCTCCTCCTTTCTGAGCTGCTGCTCCccaattatcattatttttaccTCCCAAACTTCCATTATTGTTACCTTTACCATTTTTACCATCATTTTTACCACCACTTTGATTCTGGTTCCCTCCTTTCCCCTGTTTTCCTCCATTATTGTTCTTACCATCATGATGATTTCCAGTCATACCCTTCATTTGTACTGGAATTTCAACGCCACCGCCACCTTTCTTACCATTTCCACCATTATTACCCATCATAGCCCCACCCTTCATCATCATTGCATTAAGCCCATGGGGTCCATGACCACCCCCACCCATCTTAGAAGGCGGAGGACCATCAAACTCATCATCAGATTCATCATCAAATTCATCagattcatcaaattcatcatcaaactcatcatcatcaaaatcaTCCTCAGGCAAATTAAACTTCACAGATTTTTGATCCTTGGGATTAGGAGCATTGGGCATCTTGAAATTATCCTTTGACCCTTTGAGATTCTGCATCATCTGAAGAAACTGTTGTGCATTTCCCTTTGGCGGTTCCTTAtttccaccaccaccaccaccaccacccttttgagatttgtTGTCTTTTCCACCTTTAAAGTTGTCCATTTGCATGTTTATGAACTGATTGTTCATCATATTCAAATTAGAACCTCCCTTTTGTGCTCCTCCCCATAGCTCAGCATGTTTCCCTGACTTTACTAGCTTCTTTATCAGTGTTGCTGGATCAACATTTCCTGTCACTGTTACTTTGCTTTGGTCTGAATCTATCTTCACTGTGTAAACTCCtgttaaaaaaacaataaaataatttaggaaaataGAGATCTAATCCTAGGCTCCCCAATGCATGTGAATATGccatctaatttttttattgtcgAAATGTCTGCTAAATGATTCTGGTTAAACATATGGGGAAGTAACTTACCTTCAATCTTTTGCAATTTCTTTTTCACTTTCTGTTGGCAGCCATCACAGTGTATATTTACTTTAAGAACACAAGTCTGCAAGAAAAAAGATACCATACGGTTaaaaacacacacaaaatatatttatataagtgTTCAAGAAATGGCAAGCTAGTTAAGATGGTAACAGACTACAGACCTACTtgcacccccccccccccccaaaaaaaaaaacactcaaCAAATTAAGAATAGAGTAAGGAGGTTTCACATAATATAACGCAAGATACCAAGAAATCCCAAAAAAGGGCATCAACGGAGAAACAGAGTCATAAAAAATGAGTCTTGAGAAGAATTCCAAAGGAAGGCAAACAGAAATAGAGTTAAAAACTTGTATTAGTGACAGTATGAAACTAGTAACCTGCTACAACTTGCATATGAACAGTGACAAATTAAATCCAAACAAATAGGATAAC
This window encodes:
- the LOC129886224 gene encoding heavy metal-associated isoprenylated plant protein 32-like, with amino-acid sequence MNKQEMLKTQTCVLKVNIHCDGCQQKVKKKLQKIEGVYTVKIDSDQSKVTVTGNVDPATLIKKLVKSGKHAELWGGAQKGGSNLNMMNNQFINMQMDNFKGGKDNKSQKGGGGGGGGNKEPPKGNAQQFLQMMQNLKGSKDNFKMPNAPNPKDQKSVKFNLPEDDFDDDEFDDEFDESDEFDDESDDEFDGPPPSKMGGGGHGPHGLNAMMMKGGAMMGNNGGNGKKGGGGVEIPVQMKGMTGNHHDGKNNNGGKQGKGGNQNQSGGKNDGKNGKGNNNGSLGGKNNDNWGAAAQKGGGGGGKMDGGLMMNSMQQGPHGMMSMGQKSMGPMGNHPMGHMPAAQGLPAGGAGGYPGMGMGMGQGGNNPYSQQQQQYMAQMMMNQQRPAGYDMYGAHPMMYARQHPAVSYGPPPPMGAPVHDNFTHMFSDENTGSCSIM